A window of the Ipomoea triloba cultivar NCNSP0323 chromosome 14, ASM357664v1 genome harbors these coding sequences:
- the LOC116003879 gene encoding uncharacterized protein LOC116003879 — protein MVTIINNKIKPPGGEPIWSWYSRAEQLDYLKGFLKPLAFEKGETAKAKDPEDIIVLSDTEDETNPENVTVEKPLPLVSVKQEPIDDEPDKLSVSDKNPPVPDNVDPESVVVYGPHQLEPPASLFSKLNLFNIMDEHRRSTSLTNRLSIPLNIPQNTKPSQDQILSLPSSQTTHTDNPEHQNSKIPLPIQSENSHTDEIRSEPLSEPTPEITPTNPIDDSPLDFEFETGNPPEIQVVEPTDEEDNLPLSQVKKNQEKAKGKKKIQEDQADKNPMAKIQVFPAPVTRRKTRSSTAQPEKETPSPAGKTKRKLPIAEQPVSLKTTTSKKRKKNTTQNQQPESQPDVSTVTPLEIITPQFISDEYAARWDSTNKRKILSERYLDVEKFKSECQLMPVFEKLNLVKSVTTQRSYPPIAIKEFYANLMKSIKEAGSLQYGRVWLRGNEYSFDTRTINMYLDIDASDIEDPVIGANTITKVITGGTYNYWPAKTNMLPAKSLTTKYAILHKIAMTNWMPNEHKAGLNLLMATLIYKIRRGIPVDLDDIIFKHVASFKKPESKESKVKLLFPCTIYGVLLSQGFKPEPNEPMEAPRVRTIDARLKLGTHVLDIFPEHILVEKRTIEMQLSEQLRLRDQEMTATGTETPTDPTTAPEADSTANSQQDESSESD, from the exons ATGGTCACGATAATCAACAACAAGATAAAGCCTCCGGGAGGAGAACCAATCTGGTCGTGGTACTCAAGGGCAGAGCAACTAGACTACTTGAAAGGATTTCTCAAACCACTTGCATTCGAGAAAGGAGAAACAGCAAAGGCCAAGGATCCTGAG GATATAATTGTTCTATCGGATACTGAGGATGAAACTAACCCAGAAAATGTCACTGTAGAAAAACCTTTGCCTCTAGTCTCTGTAAAACAAGAACCAATAGATGATGAACCTGATAAACTATCTGTTTCTGATAAAAATCCACCTGTGCCTGATAATGTCGACCCAGAGTCTGTCGTAGTATATGGTCCCCATCAACTTGAACCTCCTGCCTCGCTATTCTCCAAACTCAATCTGTTTAACATCATGGATGAACACCGAAGATCAACTTCTCTCACAAATAGATTGTCTATTCCCTTGAACATCCCTCAGAATACAAAACCCTCACAAGATCAAATTCTATCTCTACCATCATCACAAACCACACACACAGATAACCCTGAACatcaaaattctaaaattcCTCTTCCCATCCAGTCAGAAAACTCACATACTGACGAAATTAGGTCTGAACCTCTATCTGAACCAACTCCAGAAATAACACCTACCAACCCCATTGATGATTCTCCGTTAGACTTTGAGTTTGAAACAGGAAATCCTCCAGAAATACAAGTTGTAGAACCGACTGATGAAGAAGACAATCTGCCTTTGTCACAAGTGAAGAAGAACCAAGAAAAGGctaaaggaaagaagaagatcCAAGAAGACCAAGCTGACAAAAATCCTATGGCAAAAATTCAAGTTTTTCCTGCCCCTGTCACAAGGCGAAAAACCAGATCATCCACAGCTCAACCGGAAAAGGAAACCCCCTCACCGGCTggaaaaacaaagagaaaattGCCAATTGCTGAACAACCTGTCTCCCTGAAAACCACCACAagtaagaagagaaagaagaacacCACTCAAAATCAACAACCTGAAAGCCAGCCGGATGTCTCTACTGTAACACCCCTTGAAATAATCACCCCTCAATTCATATCTGATGAGTATGCAGCAAGATGGGACTCcacaaacaaaaggaaaatcTTGAGCGAAAGGTATCTTGATGTTGAAAAGTTCAAATCTGAGTGTCAACTCATGCCAGTATTTGAAAAGCTGAATCTTGTCAAGTCTGTCACAACCCAAAGGAGCTACCCACCTATAGCCATAAAGGAATTCTATGCCAATCTAATGAAGAGCATCAAGGAGGCTGGATCACTGCAGTATGGACGAGTTTGGCTAAGAGGAAATGAGTACAGTTTTGATACTCGCACCATCAACATGTATCTGGATATAGATGCAAGTGATATTGAGGACCCGGTCATTGGAGCAAACACCATCACAAAGGTCATTACAGGGGGAACATATAACTATTGGCCTGCAAAAACCAACATGCTACCTGCAAAATCCTTAACAACAAAGTATGCAATCCTACACAAAATAGCCATGACAAATTGGATGCCGAATGAACACAAAGCAGGATTAAACTTACTCATGGCCACCTTGATCTACAAAATCAGAAGAGGTATTCCTGTTGACTTAGACGATATAATCTTCAAACATGTGGCCTCTTTCAAGAAACCAGAGTCAAAGGAAAGCAAAGTGAAATTACTTTTCCCTTGCACAATCTATGGTGTACTGCTTTCGCAAGGATTCAAACCTGAGCCAAATGAGCCTATGGAAGCCCCACGAGTCAGAACAATTGATGCCAGACTCAAATTAGGAACTCATGTGCTTGACATTTTCCCAGAACAT ATACTTGTTGAAAAGAGAACAATTGAGATGCAGTTAAGTGAACAATTGAGATTAAGAGACCAAGAGATGACTGCTACTGGCACTGAAACACCCACTGATCCAACCACTGCACCTGAAGCTGATTCCACTGCAAACAGCCAGCAGGATGAGTCCTCAGAATCTGATTGA